A stretch of Brassica napus cultivar Da-Ae chromosome C6, Da-Ae, whole genome shotgun sequence DNA encodes these proteins:
- the LOC106393608 gene encoding zinc finger BED domain-containing protein RICESLEEPER 2-like, with protein sequence MDFGGFSNLMSIDFETHGVLDAANAEQDRTKYDGSQTSQSRRRRIIEVEEESDDDAMEDDYEPVRVRVSANVDGYLNKRKKQHVQAEDDNGKGMSSKAQERKKHEGKGDHGGKGKPQKKKQKTADSEDESGDHDKGKSPAQKQRRQYSPVWQDFVVVTKKDGSEKAQCKHCKIEYAHDSHNNGTNVMRRHLLKCNLKATTGDVRQMVLNAEAKLQARKYDHTVFRQMVAKCIILHDLPFSYVEYERVRSVWTYLNADVKFISRNTAAKDVYKFYQSETDILKKELANLPGRISFTSDLWTAITHEGYMCLTAHYVDRDWKLKNKILSFCALPPPHTGFQLAMKILDEMEEWDILKSQLVLRNDLVCGGEFFHVRCSAHILNLIVQDGLKVIGNSLHKIRESIKFVKASESRELLFAKCVESVRIKENAGLLLDVTTRWNSTYKMIDMALKYQAAFGHLKLIERSYKFHPSEDEWRRLKEMCDFLKPFDEITRLMSGSTYPTSNLYFMQVWRIQNWLTQNETSRDDVVRRMVIPMKEKFQKYWEEVSDIFAMATVLDPRLKLKLAEFCFGKVDKNSLERKMKHLREKLQTLLSAYENKETSNSPSAETHEAAPDQVAEDEESGNFSNYDVKEDEEYVDDETLPSFESIIDEEDDA encoded by the exons ATGGATTTTGGGGGTTTCTCAAACTTGATGTCAATAGATTTTGAGACACATGGAGTTCTTGATGCTGCAAACGCTGAACAAGATCGTACCAAATATGATGGATCACAAACATCTCAGTCTCGTAGAAGAAGAATCATTGAAGTTGAAGAAGAGTCAGATGATGATGCAATGGAAGATGATTATGAACCAGTAAGAGTGAGGGTTTCTGCCAATGTTGATGGTTATCTAAATAAGAGAAAGAAACAACATGTTCAGGCTGAGGATGATAATGGCAAAGGGATGTCATCTAAGGCGCAGGAGAGAAAGAAACATGAGGGAAAGGGTGATCATGGTGGCAAAGGGAAGCCgcaaaagaagaaacaaaagactGCTGATTCTGAAGACGAGTCAGGTGATCATGATAAAGGAAAGTCACCGGCTCAGAAACAGAGGAGACAATACTCACCTGTGTGGCaagattttgtagtggttacaAAGAAAGATGGCTCTGAAAAAGCACAATGCAAGCACTGCAAAATTGAATATGCACATGACTCCCACAACAATGGGACTAATGTTATGAGACGACATCTACTGAAGTGTAATCTTAAGGCTACGACTGGTGATGTTCGTCAGATGGTGCTCAATGCAGAAGCAAAACTGCAAGCAAGGAAGTATGATCACACTGTTTTTCGTCAGATGGTAGCAAAGTGTATCATTCTGCATGATTTACCATTTTCATACGTTGAATATGAGAGGGTCAGATCTGTTTGGACATACTTGAATGCAGATGTGAAGTTTATCAGTCGCAACACAGCTGCAAAAGATGTTTACAAGTTCTATCAGAGCGAGACAGATATTCTGAAAAAAGAATTGGCTAATCTTCCTGGAAGGATTAGCTTTACTTCTGATCTGTGGACGGCAATCACACATGAAGGTTACATGTGTTTGACAGCACACTATGTAGACAGAGACTGGAAATTGAAGAACAAGATTCTTTCGTTTTGTGCTCTACCGCCTCCTCATACCGGTTTTCAGTTAGCTATGAAGATTCTTGATGAAATGGAAGAATGGG ATATCTTGAAATCTCAGCTTGTGCTGCGAAATGATTTGGTCTGTGGTGGAGAATTCTTTCATGTCAGATGTTCTGCGCATATCCTCAACCTTATTGTTCAAGATGGACTCAAAGTGATCGGCAATTCCTTGCATAAGATCAGAGAGAGTATCAAGTTTGTCAAAGCATCTGAATCTCGTGAGCTGCTCTTTGCTAAATGTGTTGAATCTGTACGTATTAAAGAGAATGCTGGGTTGCTTTTGGATGTTACTACACGATGGAATTCAACATATAAAATGATTGACATGGCCCTGAAGTATCAAGCAGCGTTTGGTCATCTCAAACTTATTGAGAGGAGTTACAAGTTTCACCCAAGCGAGGATGAGTGGAGAAGATTGAAGGAGATGTGTGATTTCTTGAAGCCCTTTGATGAGATTACTCGCCTCATGTCAGGATCGACATATCCTACTTCCAACTTGTATTTCATGCAAGTGTGGAGAATTCAAAACTGGCTGACACAGAATGAAACAAGTAGAGATGATGTTGTCCGAAGAATGGTTATACCGATGAAGGagaagtttcaaaaatattgggAAGAAGTCAGCGACATCTTTGCTATGGCTACAGTTTTAGATCCACGTCTGAAACTAAAACTTGCAGAGTTTTGTTTTGGTAAAGTTGACAAGAACTCTCTGGAAAGAAAGATGAAACATTTGCGTGAAAAACTGCAGACCTTGCTTAGCGCCTATGAGAACAAGGAAACATCGAATTCTCCTTCTGCAGAGACACATGAAGCTGCTCCAGACCAAGTTGCAGAGGATGAAGAAAGTGGAAATTTCAGCAATTATGATGTGA aggaagatgaagaatatGTTGATGATGAGACATTACCATCCTTTGAATCCATTATCGATGAAGAAGATGACGCTTGA